The sequence GGTTGTGCAGCACCACAGCAGTCTCCACCAAATTCCTGACGTTCTCTACCTTCTGTTCCAGTGTTCTCAGCAGGCACCTGAACCTGTTGGCCAGGATGCCAAAGGCATTCTCCACCACTCTTCTACCCCTTGAGATCCTGTAGTTGCAGATTCTCTGCTCATCTGTCATCCCTCTTCTACTGTATGGCTTCATCATGTAGCTTTTCAGGGCAAAAGCATCATCACCCAGGATGAAGTATGGAATATCTGGCTCAGTTTCCCCAGGGAGAGGGCATGATAGGGGCAGCCCTATGGACCCATCTTCTAGGCATTCAAAGAGCTCAGAGTCGGTGAATATCTGGGAGTCAGACATATGTCCTTTACCTCCCAGTTCAATCCATATGAACTTGTATTCAGCATCAACAAGGGCCAGCATTGGTATGGAGAAGAACCCCTTGTAGTTGTGGTAGAGACTGCCTGTGTTTGCTGGCTTCTTGATGGCTATGTGCTTTCCATCCAAGGCACCAACTGCATGGGGGACATTCCACCTGTGTTCAAACTGCTGGGCAAGGTTTCTCCATGCTTCAGGGGTGGTAGGTGCGTTGAAGACCTCATCTTTATACGCCTGTACAATGGCCGTGCACACGTCTGGAATCAGCTCTGATATGGTGGAGATACCACATCTGAATCCATATGCCAGTGACCTGAAGTTGTCCCCAGTGGCCAGATATCTCAAGGTGATTGCCAGCTTGAGGCCAGCTGACAGGGGGTGTCTGTAGTTAGTTTGCTGCTTCTGGATGACTGGTGCCACTCTCTCCAGGATATCATCGAACACCTCAGGGGTCAATCTGGTGAAGTTTTTGAAGGCAGCAGGGTCTCCTAATCTGAGTTGTGTGTCAAGGAGGCTAGTGTAATGACCATACTGCTGTCTTCTTTCTTCAGTGAGCAATGGCCTGGTCCAGCAGCTCCTGATAAATGGTCTTCTCCCTCCTGCTGGTAGGTCAACCTCCCCTTGTCTTTGCTGTTCTTCCTCCCTTTCATCCGCCTCAAGGGCTAGGATGTAGTGAAATAACAGGGAGACAAACAGCATGTCTTCTTCAGATATATCATGCTCTGGTACATCTGGAACTTCTGTATCTTGTTGTTCCGCCATCGTGTTCTTCAAAGATGCAATGGTTTTGTGGATCTGCAGCATCTTTATATAGGCTTTTGGTCAAAAGCCGCATGAAATCGGCGATTTCGACATTTTCCAATGCGTAACAGAGCTTAACAAAGCGTAACAATGCACAACAGAGCTTGAAAACCGTATCAGAGCCTGATTTAAAGCGTCATAATCGCATAAAAGCGTAATAAAGCGTAACAAAGCCTTATCAAAGCGTGGCCAAAGCGTGAGGAACCGTTACAAGTCGGGAAATAATTCGTCCCCAAAGCGGCAACCAATTCGTATCGGAGCGTATCAGAGCTTATCAGAGCGTAAGAGATCGTGATATTGTttgaaaagtaaacaaaaatgaCGGCGCTTTGCTCGCTAATTTAAAGCGCTGCATTCGCCGTTGGTGTGAACTAAGCATTAAACGATAGTGATTGTCAGACTAGCTAGAATATTGTTGAAAAGAGGTTTATAGCTAAAAGGAAAATTAAGTGAAACAATTTACCCGTCGTTGATAACGAGACAGGAGACACACATTAAAtgctattattattgttatctTTAAACTAACAGACTTCATACACATACGGCTACTGGTCAGAAGTCTCATGACACAGCAGGGTCGTTGCGTGATGCAGTGGCCTTTTGCAGATCCCAAACAGATTCCTTAAATCACTTCATCCATAAAATATTTGAGATGTGTGTGGATAATTGCTATCCTATCGTTGGCAAGTGAGCCCTGACAACGTTCGCGGTCGTCAAAGAATCGTCAGAGAGACATCAAGTGACAGGACTCCTAAAACACATGTATTGTGCTTCGGATAATGCCAAGTTGTACGGCCACTCGATTGTTACACTGGTTCCGGGTATGGATAGTAGAAGGGGCTCCCCACAGGACACTTCCACTTCAGGATAAAAGTCCCGGGTTGTCTTAAGGTTTATCTTGTAACATCAAGGTCGTGATGATCTATTCTTGCACCAGTTCTAAAGGTCGCTAGGGTTTTTAAGATAACGGGAGTTTTGTGGCGAATTATTGCCCAATCGTTGACAAGTTATACAACTCAGAATAAATGATGCTATCCCTTCATAGACAAGATCATTGCTATTATATCGATCATTTGTTGCAATagaacaaacaaacattttctaCACAGGAAATAAAAACGAGGTTACCAAACACTATTCGCCGTGAGAGatcaaacaaacttttttttttctgtaaataacCCTACATGATTGTCAATAGGGACACAGTTGTGAGTTCAATCAAGCTTTTAATACAACCGTTTGATTACAAAAGAAGTTAAACAAATGCATGCACTAACGCCGTTGTGCTCGCATTTGAAGACATTTGATTAActgtaaaaggagatatttgcgcgtgtggaaattttcgcttagccagcttccaaggtgttcgcggtgtggatcatttcgcgccgtcaagatatttttgcgccgtcaagatatttttgcgccAACTtgtatcttcttttttttttgtaattttatgtgttaatatattcgcgtgtggacattttcgcggagatttactgatagcgaaatacgcgaaaatttccacaccgcgaatatttccacttttacagtatgccCGTAACCAAAAGTAAAACAGTTCAGTTAGAAGAAAGTATCACGTacacaacaatgtatatatttctttacTACATGCTATCGAACCTGGCCCTTGTTTCACCATGTTTTTTTTCGTGAAATTCTTGGACGTGATGTTTCCCCACACCAATTCCATATTTTAGtgtaaaaaataatgatttctcTGAACAATTTCCAGGTTAATATGAAAAATGTACCATttaagtgtaaaatttacatattaagGTTCCATTGGTAGCATTTGAACAATGAATGCCCATAAAGGCCCATCGAATATCATAATGCATggatatgattttattttttgtgttcCAAAATGAAGTGTAACGGATGTAACTGTGTTTGGTGGCTGTATAGTAACTTGAATAGGTACATTGTAGATTCCATCTCGAGATATCCCATGTTAAAGTCCTTGTCAGACCATTACCTTTCCCCTAATGGAACATGtgtcagaaatatttttgtgcCCTAATAATCgtattgttatcaaatataaagtaaaattaTGCAATACGTATCTATTAGTCAGTAGTTATGGTAATGGAACAGACaggtaaaattaattaataaatcaaaatttgaagcTTCAATCAGTGCCTAAAATTGTTCACCACATTGCATGTGAAATAAACATCTTACCGGGGTTAAAACAAAAAGGCAGTTTTTCGCAACCTGATTAAACCGTGTTTTACACAGAAAAGGGCAGTGTCAGGATCAATTAATCACGGAAGTTTTATACAACGTAATCATAAATTCGTCCGTAGCCACGAGAGTTCGAAGGAAATTTTTAAGAACATCAGGTTGTGCGTTTCGAATCATATCCCACTTATTCTATAAACTCTCACTTGAACCTGACAAATTGGCACCTGTCAAGCTTCGGAGGAATCTAAGGAATAATTACCAATGATGGGATTTTCAGGCTTTTAGCCTCCCCTTGAGTTTGTCGGGTCAGGAACGATATTACACTTCCGTCTTGTaactaaaacaatattataacgTCAGTAACAAAAAAGAATGTAACGGGATATATAAACGTACTGGTTTTCTATGTATGACAACGTCTATAACACATCTAAATGAAGACAGGTTAATTTCTGAAGAAATATGGTAATATGTTAGTCATAAGTTTTCACAATGATGATTATCGATTAAATGGAATAAGATATGAATtagatattaattaaatatgaataaacaaaaaataaatataaaccaTACATGAAGTGTTGACACTATCAGAACGCCTAACTATTGCATAAAAAAACTGTCACATGCCATTTTCTTGTAGTGACAATCTCGGGCTGTCACACTTGTAATGAAAATGATGTATTCATTTCCAGTTTCCAAAGAAATTGGCATTAATAGATGTTGGTTGTATGTTTACACCCAATGATTGACCAAGTGTTGGTTGATCATTGACGATCCCATTGAAAACTTGGCATGTTTAGGTTACAGAGTCGTACAGGAATCCGGCACCATTTAGTTCCATACAATGAGAGCACAGCGTAGTCGAGTCATTGTTTCCACCTTAGTGAGAAGTGGGCCACCTATCGAATTCCCAGCATATGTATATTGTAGTTGGTTTTTTTACTGCACAAATCACATTCACCAAATAAAGTCAAATGTGAAGCCGGCCCCATCTGTGTATTgaaatagaaatacaatgtaggGACATATCTCTTGTTAAAGATACAAGTAAATAATATCTGCACTTATAAACACGTATCCACCTCAGTATCAGATACACGTTAATGACATCTGTCCTTATAAACACGTATCCACCTCAGGATCAGATACACGTTAATGACATCTGTCCTTATAAATACGTATTCATCTCAGTATCAGATACACGTTAATGACATATGTCCTTATAAACACGTATCCACCTCAGGATCAGATACACGTTAATGACATCTGTCCTTATAAATACGTATCCATCTCAGTATCAGATACACGTTAATGACATCTGTCCTTATAAACACGTATCCACCTCAGGATCAGATACACGTTAATGACATATGTCCTTATAAATACGTATCCATCTCAGTATCAGATACACGTTAATGACATCTGTCCTTATAAACACGTATCCACCTCAGGATCAGATACACGTTAATAATATCTGCCCTTATAAATACGTATCCATCTCAGTATCAGATACACGTTAATAATATCTGCCCTTATAAATACGTATCCATCTCAGTATCAGATACACGTTAATAATATCTGCCCTTATAAATACGTATCCATCTCAGTATCAGATACACGTTAATAATATCTGCACTTATAAACACGTATCCACCTCAGTATCAGATACACGTTAATGACATCTGTCCTTATAAATACGTATCCATCTCAGTATCAGATACACGTTAATAATATCTGCCCTTATAAATACGTATCCATCTCAGTATCAGATACACGTTAATGACATATGTCCTTATAAACACGTATCCACCTCAGGATCAGATACACGTTAATGACATCTGTCCTTATAAATACGTATCCATCTCAGTATCAGATACACGTTAATGACATCTGTCCTTATAAACACGTATCCACCTCAGGATCAGATACACGTTATTGACATATGTCCTTATAAATACGTATCCATCTCAGTATCAGATACACGTTAATAATATCTGCCCTTATAAATACGTATCCATCTCAGTATCAGATACACGTTAATGACATCTGTCCTTATAAATACGTATCCATATCAGTATCAGATACACGTTAATAATATCTGCACTTATAAACACGTATCCACCTCAGTATCAGATACACGTTAATGACATCTGTCCTTATAAATACGTATCCATCTCAGTATCAGATACACGTTAATGACATCTGTCCTTATAAACACGTATCCACCTCAGGATCAGATACACGTTATTGACATATGTCCTTATAAATACGTATCCATCTCAGTATCAGATACACGTTAATAATATCTGCCCTTATAAATACGTATCCATCTCAGTATCAGATACACGTTAATGACATATGTCCTTATAAACACGTATCCACCTCAGGATCAGATACACGTTAATGACATCTGTCCTTATAAATACGTATCCATCTCAGTATCAGATACACGTTAATGACATCTGTCCTTATAAACACGTATCCACCTCAGGATCAGATACACGTTATTGACATCTGTCCTTATAAATACGTATCCATATCAGTATCAGATACACGTTAATAATATCTGCACTTATAAACACGTATCCACCTCAGTATCAGATACACGTTAATGACATCTGTCCTTATAAATACGTATCCATCTCAGTATCAGATACACGTTAATAATATCTGCCCTTATAAATACGTATCCATCTCAGTATCAGATACACGTTAATAATATCTGTCCTTATCAATACATATCCACCTCACTATCAGATACACGTTAATGACATCTGTCCTTATAAATACGCATCCACCTCAGTATCAGATACACGTAAATCATATCTGTTCTTTTAAATACGTATCCACATCAGTATctcataaatataaatatcacatgTACTGATAAATACTGACCTTTCTTTGTCAGATAAACATAAAATTACCTGCCCTGATAAAAGGTATCCTCCTGTATCAGAAACACGTATCTGTTATTTGTCTTGAGAAATATGTATTTTCAGTAACTATTGTCTGTCCTAATAAACATTTATCCTCCTGTATCAGACACACTTAACTATTGTTTGGACTGGAATTTACTGTTTCTTCGGTATCAGTTCCACGTTATTGTAACTCTAGTCTGACCTGGAAAATATGTCTCCTCCTGTATCAGATACACGTAACTGTTGCCTGTCCTGGTAAATATGTATCCCCGTGTTTCATATACACGTAACTCTAATCTGGCCTGGAAATATGTATCCTCCTGTATCAGATACACGTAACTGTAATTGGCCTTGAACAATATGTAAGATCTTATATCAGTTTCTGCTGTCTGTCCTGGTTGACATTTATCTTTCTGTACCAGATACACCTAACTGCTGTCTCTCCTGATAAATGTGTATCCTCCTGTAtcagatacaggtaactattgtttTCCCTGATACTGTACTCTGTCCTGGTAAATATTTATCCCGGTGTATCAGATACACATAAGTGTAGCCTGTCCTGGTAAATATTTATTCTCCTGTATCAGATACACGTAACTGTACTCTCTCCTGGTAAACACTTATCCTCCTGTATCAGACACACGTATATGCATACTGTTTCCTTTTTGTTTGTTTCGAGTATATGGCggtttggggaaaaaaatcgtCATCTGAATAAATACTGGTACTTCGCAATCATGTGATATTAACCTTATACTATTTGAAGTAGAAACTTGATGCTGGTTTATTCATAAACACGACGTACATATAAATTCGTAGATATTGTATCATGCAACTTGCCAAGTGTCAAGACTGTCGAACTAGTATCgtctgtattacattgtattattataaaaaaataattatacactTTTTAACGATGACATCATTAACATCATTTTTTTGCACTTTTCTCGCTAGTTGCGCTAGATTATAAATGCATTATTTTAACCTTGTACATACAATTTAAACAGGGAAGTATGTAGAGCTTCACGTTCTGCGTTGCGTTGTTctattaaaatttgataatgcGCGAACATTTTCAGTATGACAAAAATTGGAAAAGCACTTCGTTTGATTATtgatttatgtttatatatatataacagtgcTGTAACGATGAAACATCCGCCGTGTTAGACACGTGCACAAAAAGGAGCCCGTTATCGTTAAAACGCAATTGATGCGAAATGAGATATACAGTGTAGCGTCtataacagttttttttatcctACATTCTAGTACACGGGTACTATAAAATATGGATAATTTATTCCACATGTAATGATAAGGGCATGTTTATCAAGTTCATAATCTGAACAATGTAGCGACGTGGTCTTCTGATGATCAAAGGCATTAATtctaacaatatacataatttaaaaCGTACAGCATTGTTATGTTAAAGCCTATCTAAATGGCCGGCTAACCAGCTAGGTTAACTGTCAGTAGCTAAATGTATATGTTCTAGAAACTAGCAAACATGGATGACTACACatcttttgaaaacaaaagcaCGATAATAAACAGCAAGGAAATGTATTTCATCATTAACGAAAAATGAGATCACACAAAATGTAAACGACATACCAGCGATGGCGATTTTAAACAAATGACATACTATGTGAATAAAAGTGACgatattgatgaaattatattacaaagttttgttttgtttttgtttttgttttgtttaacgtcctattaacagccagggtaatttaaggacgtgccaggttttagaggtggaggaaagccgcaGTACacagagaaaaaacaccggcctacggtcagtacctggcaactgccccgcgtaggtttcgaattcgcaacccagaggtggagggctagtgttaaagtgtcgggacatcttaaccactcggccaccgcggcccaatATTACAAAGTCGATTGTTTTGTCCAATCTATCATTTGTTCCATTTTGAGATTACAAACCTCCTATTATGTTTAATTGTTTTCTAAGGACGGCCTTCCTTGTGAGCGACATGCATGCTTATAAGAAGTGTGTCGGGGGTTTGTGGTATACTTGCGTCCATCTTCCTGTCACAACATGGAGCTTATATTGACATTCCAGTACCAGTTGACTGGAtcatactgtcgaagacaccaAATACAATGGTCACATTATACGATAAACCTTACTTTAAAGATATTGACGTGTCCATTAGGGTGCGaatctgtttttttgtttttttttgtttttgtttttgtttttatttgtaactgTCCTATGAATAAGGTCACTTAAGGGCCATGTTCACGATTGATCGAGGCACTGATAGGAACATCAATAGCTATAGTAATCACATCCAATAATAAAAGTGCTGGCCATATTGGCCAACGGCATTAACATTAAAGCTGCATGAAAAGACATGAATAATATGTTCCAATGCTACAGACTGTTAAATGTCTCAGTATTTCTCCATAATATTCAACACGTGTACGAACGCTCTAATTGAAAACTAGCAGTGAAGAAATATTATGGGTAATATTTCTGCAGAAAACTGTTCCTGGAGATATACAATAATGATGAAAACTTATAGCAAATCTTCATCATTATGTCTTCAGAAGAATCGCTTCACATAAAATCACTGACCTGTCAGAACAATCTACACAACACACAGGCCACTCCACATCAAACCACAAACCCGTCAGAACAAACTACACAACGCACAGACCACTCCACATAAAACCACGAACTCGTCAGAACAAACTACACACTACACAGATCACTCCACAGAAAACAACGAACCCTTCAGAACAATctacacaaaacaaaatctgCTCAATATTAAACCACCAACCCGACTATACACCACACAAATCACTAGATATACTACACACCACAAAGATCACTCCATATCAAACCACGAACCCGTCAGAAcaaactacacaacatacagaccACTCCATATAAAACCACGAACCCGTCAGAAcaaactacacaacatacagaccACTCCATATAAAACCACGAACCCGTCAGAAcaaactacacaacatacagaccCTTCCGCATAAAACAACGAACCCGTCAGAACAATCTATACAACATACCGACCACTCCACATAAAACCACGAACCCGTCAGACCAAACTACACAAAAGTTTTGCTCAATATAAAACCATCAACCCGTCAGAacaaactacacaacacacaaaccACTACATATACAATCATAAACCCGTGAGTTTACACTACACACCACACAGACCACTACATATAAAACCACGAACTCGTCAGTACAatctacacaacacacagaccATTCCACATAAAACCACGAACCCGTCAGGCGAAACACGAAGCCGATATTAAAGTTTAAACTTCATGCACTACTAAATCCTGTGTGTTCTAAGAATGATCTTATATGGCTTTAAGGGTttagcaaatatatatataaaaaatagcGAAAATATACCCCATCAACAGGAAAACCCAGCGCAGgtcattaacatatataactGGTCCGCTATACACTATAGcatattatacggctatgtcAAACTACCGTATAATACTTATTTATATAGTGTCCTTGTGAACTAGTGAACTAGTTCATATCAAGCAGGCAGGAAACAGAGCAGAATATATTATGTAGGACGAACACCTTCTTATGAAGTATTCTATTAATTGATATGCATAGTTGATTATTACTTCAAGCCATGCAGAATAAACAAATTAGTTTTGTTTAGTATTAATTTATTGTTATCTTACACACATTTATTCCTTTTTGTTGCATATTTATAGGTATTAATTTCCTTCTGGACATAAATACCAACCTTATATACATTTATTCCTATGAATATTTCTGGTCACAAGTAAGCCTGTCCTATTTTATTCACACCTCAGTCCTCCAGTCCTCGTGCATTACTCCGAACTGTCTATTTATAGATTCGAAAATTCCACTTCAGATATACTTCTATATTTATCTTTAACAACACAATCTTAACATGCGACATGGCCTAGACAGACAAACCTGTAGAAGATATAGATACAAGCTAGGCGAATTGGAACACTTACTAACTACCGTGTGTCTATTTATATGCAACTATTATCTTGTTTCTATGCTTGGTATCAGGAAGTTGATATAAATAGCTGAAGGTTTTACCAGATCCATGGATTATAAAGGAAACAGGTCAAACTGACTGCGTCACAGGTAACCAGAGGagcagtacatgtatgtagacgTATTGTGGTGCTCTCGTATCATACCTGTTCATGCATGGAGATGTTATAAGTCTGGATCtcttatgtttacatatctaaccTGTGACCTACAAAGCTATCGCGTAAGTACAGAGCGATTTACTTTCATAAGTCGTAATTACATATACACGTTGATCACATGTCACataaacataaaatgtatttgtttttgctAATAACATTCACGAATACTGTGAAACTGTTGCTGTAGGCGCAAAATCGTAAAGATAATACATATTATCTGAACATTGTCATTGGAATAGCTTTACGGATTGGAATAACATAATAAACATTGATCAAATATTGcatgcatgtatataaattgatatatgcTTGGATTTATATTCCACCTGAAACAAAGTTCGTTGTTTTGAGAGATGACTAATAACATGGtactatttttcaaattaatgtttGTTACGTCACGTGATTGTTATGGTAACCAGTTTTGATGGAATGAAACAGAAATGTTACATACTGATACACATAGTTTTGTCATATCATTAATAGTTTATCAGCCCTTCTTTTGATTGTATCTATACTCTCCGAACCGCTAGGATTTATCGaagtttgtattttatttaaaacttcaGGTTCTTACAAGAGCTATTACTATgatcataatgaaatgttttgattggctgaacCGATATATCACCCAATATCGATTTAGGGGAAATAAGTACCATTGCATTTCTTAAAGAATAAGAAATGCAATGGTACTAATTCCCCTAAAATTCGATAGCATTTGgttgtcataaaaaaaatcaaagaaattgtttttcttgggttagggttagtgcTTTTTAACACTGATCTGCCATTGAATTGAATCTGGTTATCAAAAACCACATTTCGTATTTAGAGCATCATATTATGTACATCTAAGttcattttattgatatttgttcAAGTAATATGAAGTCTATTAGAAAAGAAATAATATAGTATAGGCATCATGCTTtttaatcccccccccccctcctccatTTTATGAACTTTTCTAAAGATTTTGACAAAGTCACATACTGTCAACGTATTTAATATGACGCAATCCAAAGCTAATACAAAAATTTAGCAGAATAATGAATTAGCAGACAAGCAAGGTTTGCCATAGAAACCAACGTAGATAAATTTCAATTAGTGCAATCATAGTTTAACGAATTGTTTCCAGTGCAAAACAGAACGCTGAAATAAGATTACAGGTAAAAGATGTACGCATAGAGTATATTATTCTCTCGAACTATGTTGGTCTGTGCTATCAATGATTTATGTAACATGTTTCATATATGCAATTGTATTTTATTAGCACCATAGTATTTCATATATACAGGTTATAATGCCAATATTGATTGCGGGAAAATGAATTCATTATTGGCTCCTATTTCGAGTTTGTTGAACACTTCTTTGTTTAGATACTTTCTATATTATCTGTGTGTTGTATCAAGCCTATGGAAAAACACTGAATAATAGTTTATTAATAGACTGAACGTCATTCTTAGTGTTAGACCTGTCTATAATTAATCCAGGTATTTCCCTTTTCAGTGTGTTTCTATATTTATACTTTAAAGACTTAGC comes from Pecten maximus unplaced genomic scaffold, xPecMax1.1, whole genome shotgun sequence and encodes:
- the LOC117318290 gene encoding putative nuclease HARBI1, producing MAEQQDTEVPDVPEHDISEEDMLFVSLLFHYILALEADEREEEQQRQGEVDLPAGGRRPFIRSCWTRPLLTEERRQQYGHYTSLLDTQLRLGDPAAFKNFTRLTPEVFDDILERVAPVIQKQQTNYRHPLSAGLKLAITLRYLATGDNFRSLAYGFRCGISTISELIPDVCTAIVQAYKDEVFNAPTTPEAWRNLAQQFEHRWNVPHAVGALDGKHIAIKKPANTGSLYHNYKGFFSIPMLALVDAEYKFIWIELGGKGHMSDSQIFTDSELFECLEDGSIGLPLSCPLPGETEPDIPYFILGDDAFALKSYMMKPYSRRGMTDEQRICNYRISRGRRVVENAFGILANRFRCLLRTLEQKVENVRNLVETAVVLHNLLRAEGRDGSQ